TATGCCTACACCCCAGTGTGCTGTGTACTGCTGTTATAGCTTTGTTTTTGGGCGCAGCAGGAAGCTGCAATCAgagaaaaagctttaaaatccCACTGCACACAACCTGCACAGCACCACACAGCAgaccagacagacacagtcagccACAAGCTGCTGAacgtagtggagcatttagcaactaAAGAGAAAGATATTTGTGTCAGAagatggtggagaccaaaaataGAGCTAAAATACTtgaactccaaatgaatgatgatgttgcTCCATAATTGCTGAAcgtgtaaataagcaactatttgctaacaagttcactaTATCAATTTAAAAGGTGATCATAtatcaatgttgtgttcacaacatGTTTCTGCTGCCTCTGAGTAGCCAAAAAAAAGCTGTTACTGCAGGATTAACATCACTGTACAGCAATTCCTTGGTACTTATtggctaacacacacaccaacactacTATAAAGATGATTAGCTAATATTGGCTGATATGTTAGCTCCACTGTGGATGCAgcctttttctttgtgtgttctTACAGGTCATGTGCTCTTGCTTGACTCCAGCCTATGGTTATTCCTCCTGTTGATTCAGTCAATCTTGTTCATCATTGATTGATCGTGAGTCTTTGTATTCCTGCTGACTTTGCCTGTTTTGGATCATCTATAAATAATCTTTTATTGCCCTGACTGGCTGGCTGGGCCAatcaaggacattcacagagttgtcTCTAAGCCTCTTCTGCACTGTCTTGCAAAGTGAACCTTTGACCCTGTCTGAGATCCTGACTGCTCATGGATCAGATTTTCATTTACGATATGTCTGTACTTGGCTATGTTCAACTTTCCCTCAACACTGACCAGTCCCTCCAGTCCCTGTCCCTGAAACACCCCCCCACAGAATCATGCTGCTATCAACATGCTTCACCGTTGAGATGGCgttgggcaggtgatgagcagtgtcTGGTTTCCTCCAAACATGACACTTAGAATTGAGACCAAACTGGTCAATCTTCATTGCATCAGATCAGAGAATCTTGGTTTTCACAGTCTGAAACTCCCGTAGGTGTTTTCCTCCAAACTTGCACTTAGAGGGGCAACCGTTtggccactctgccataaagcccagatTGGCAGATTTAAGAGTCCTGATTGTTCCCAACTCCTTCCATTTAAGAGTTAAGGAGGCCCACTctgctcttgggaaccttctATGCAGCAGTTATTTTTTGTAGCCTTCCGCTGATCTgtgacacaatcctgtctctgagctctgcaggcggTTCCTTCTCCTCATgtcttggtttttgctctgatatgcatcGTCAGCTGTaagaccttatatagacaggtgtgtgcctttccacatcatgtccaatcagctgaattcaCCACATGTAGAAACGGCTCAAAGATGACCAGGAGAAATGGAAGGCACCTGACctaacatttgtcatttttcctttttaataaatttgcaaaaatttctaaaacatttttctttgtcattataGAGTATTGAGTAGACTGATGAGAAAAGAAGATATCATTAGTATACAATATACTTATTTTAGGATAAGGtggcaacataacaaaatgtaaaaaaagttaaggggtctgaatactttctgaatgtaCTGTACTCTGGGTCACTTGAGACCAGACCTCTGGCTTCTAAAACGAGAGCAGCACATAACTGGGAGGGAGGTGAACAGGGGTACATTTTTCAGGAGTATGTTCTGATGTTTTGCCAAAAGAAGAAGTTACAGGCAGCTGGCACAGCAGCATACTTAGCACTGCTTAACAACTTTCAAATGAACAGATTAACATACttaatacaatgtaaaaaatatagtTCTTACTAAAGGCCTGAGCAAAGATGACCAAAGCAGTTGTAATatgcagttttacattttattgtttagcTGCAGTAAAATATAACTTCTTagtatgtaaaaacaataaacccAAAATAAAATTACACTTTGACAGACTGTAGAATACAGTTCATGTGACAATAACACCTGTAGGCTCgagacagatttaaaataatttacacaCAAGACCAGTGTATAAGACTGCACTGGATGTTACACAGTATATTAGCTGCTCAATGTCTATTCATGATACATGAATGATATGCTAAATAATTATGTAGGCTtaacctacttttttttttttttttttttaaatcaccaaaTACATACGGTGCCATTAAATATAAACCAATCTGGATCTTTGAGTGATTCATGCTTCAGATGCCGACGTGTGTGGACTCACAACATCACTTTGGGGGCTGGAAAATCTGTTTGAATACTTGAGCTAAAGATATCACAATAATGCTTTGTCTTATATTTTATGTACAATTTACATTCATCCAAATCACAAAAAAGGTTGtcactgaaaagaaaactttaCATCCTTGAAATGAAGGTACAGATATAATAtgagttaatttttttttttttttttggaaagtgcAGTCATCTTCCCTCCATCAGAAATGTTTCCATTCATGGCACCATGTTGTATGTAAACAGTCTCCTCTTGGTCCATGAGCTGGCCTGTCTGATTCCATCTGGAGAGTACACAATTtcttagaaaaacaaactagtGAGAGCGTGTTTTAATGCCCCCATATATATGTTGCTTCCACAAGTTTAATCACTCAGTCACTTTATAATACAAAAGTAGCCCTTTTCCTGTGGAGCTGCGTAATCCCTCAGGATGATTCTTCTTCTTATGTTCTTGCGGTTTCAGTTTATACTACCTGAAGTATGAGCACTCAGTCTGTTCTCTTTGGCTCTCAAACAAACTCCAGATTTTATATCGCAGATTGTCAATCTCCCATTTCACACTCAAAACGGAAGCGTATCCATGAAGATTTTCTCCACAATCGGTGGTGGGGGAACAAGATCTTCTAATTTAAGGTAAAAGATTCGCTGGAGGCCTTGAGTGCACAGAGTCCTGAGCTCAGGCAGTTTCCCGAGAAGTCTGGACAAATAATTGGGCCGCAAGGAGTCAGAGCCACAGCCAGAGACATGATCTTTAAGGCAGGTGATGAGCTGGTTCTGCAAGTCCTCCACACGTTTTGGCTCCTTAAGACCATGTCGGTCTGCAGAGGAAAATAAGAGACATGTTGAGCATGAGCCTTATGCTTTATTATCATCACTTTAACCAAAAACACACCTTGAGTTTATCAGAAGAAGctttacagaaaacaaactatATTTAGTTGAATACTACATCGTTAGAGTTGACATGTCGGAAGTGTTAATGCTACTACACTGGAAAATCCCTTGGCTTTAAACGTAAAAAACCTTCATTGTGGGCTGCTGTCAATTATGACATCTTCTCCGGCCTATATGAGCGGTCGTGTTATATTTTGTCAcacagctgttgtgtttgtcCCATGTGTGTAGCAGCATTATATTGTCAACACCAGTGAAACAAGATTCCTGATGGAAACTGTTTCTTCCTCGCTGGATGAGAGTAACTCTGATCCTGATTTGTCACTTACAAAGAAGTTAAAGCCTGATATGAGTGAAGCTCTTACCGGTGATTATGACCAGGGCTGTGagacaggagaaggaggaaacgTCGAGCTTCATGCGATGGAGGCTCTGAGAAAACTCCAAGATGGAGTCGATCCAGTCCCCAAAGCCTCGGACACACTGAATTTTGTGAAGCACAGCCCCATTGCAGAAGATGAGCTTGTCCGTTTCAGGATTGGACctttgacagaaaaaatgaaatagctTGGTTATCAAATGTCTCATGTAAGTTGTATAATAATcctgtcataataataataataataatgataatgtctGTTGCATATCTCTAAATCCATTGTAAAGGTTCTGTGGGAAGCTGCACTCACCGATATGCCAGACGGAGGATGAAGAGTTCAACAAACGCAGACTCCAGCAGAAGTCCCTGGTCTTCTGAGCAGAACTCGGAGAAACCTGGGATGTTCCTCGTCCACGTCCTGATCACCTCCATGGAGGCCGTGAGAAGGTCGTAAAACTGCTTGATGTCACTCGCATCCTCCTTCCGGTTTGGACTGACTTCTGTCTCATCGTACTGAAATTACAGCAGAGAAGTTCAGACTGACGCCTAAAAGAGCAATCAGTTATTGCAAAAGAATTTTTTAGAAAAAGGAGGGAtgtcaattcttttttttcctaccttGGAATAATCCAGTTTCCCAATGCCAGGGTTTGAGTCAATGTGCGCCCTCACAAGAGAAGCAATCATGCTCACTGGAGACACATTGGTCGTCACATCCTGGACGACTTTAGGCTTGGAAGGCAGGCGACCTCTTCTTCCTTTTAGACTGTCTGTTCTCacaactgggaaaaaaaagacaacatcaaTGTTAATTTGATTCCATCTATATCATCCAAATTATTCTACTGATTCATCTTTGTTTGTACTGAACTCACCTTCCCTGACCATGCCTACAGTTAGACACTTCTGGAAACGGCAAAACTGGCATCGATTCCGCCTTCTCTTGTCCACAGGACAATCCTTGTTGGCAAGGCAAACATACTTGGAATTTTTTTGCACCGTACGCTGTAAAGTAAAAAGAAGAATTACTCTAAAATGGTCTAAAAGACACAAAGCAATCTGTTAGATGGCCCATTTTTATCTCTTCTTATTGAACCCTTGTgtgtttcaaaaataaatgagttgGCTGTATAGGAAAGTCAGATTTTATTACCTTGAAAAAACCTTTGCATCCCTCACAGGTGCGAACCCCATAGTGCTGACAGGAGGCGTTGTccccacacacagcacagcagcctTCATTTCCACTTGGGCTTTTTAATTTGGGCGATAAGCTTCCATCCAGCTGGTCATTGCCATCAAGGCTCCGCGCTTGCTCCATTGACAAGGCAGGGAAGGTCAGTGCTGATGGGAGAGGATGGGCCAAAGTGAAAGGATCCTGATCTCTTAAGTGTGGTTGACCCAAGTGAGACATATCCTCCACAGACCCTGAaccaaatgtgaagaaagagGGTGCATGTTGCACTGAGGTCTCTTCAGATGCCCAGTATCCTGGACTGGGTGAGTATGGACCAAATGCTGAATCCCAGGCGGACGTATGCTGACTCTGGAACCCAGGAGTTGAAGGAGACGAGGCCGATGCGGGGCTGCCAAAATAGTCTGAACCGCCAGGGGACACAGCCTCCTCCGGGTAACTCAGGGTGAAAGTTCCAGGGTAGCAGCTGTAAACCTGGAGGTCATCCAGCTTGAAGGGGGTCTCCACGCCGGACGATGGAGTGACGTGGGCAGGGGCTGCCGTGAACTGGCATGAATATGCGTCAAAGTCGCCAGAGTTAGTGCCCACCAGGGAGCTGATGCTTGGCAGGGATGGAGCAGAGAGGTGGTCCCGTGGGCTGCTCATATCCACAGCCAACCTGGAGATAAAGTCTGCACTTTGAAGCTCCGAGCTGCCAAGGCTGTTTTCATAGGGCTGAGATCCATGTTGGGGGTGTATGCAAGTCATGGCTGCAAGACTGAAAAAGACATCATGAAAAATATTAGAGCCAAACCAAGCTTGTTTTTCGGATCTTTATCTTAAAATTTCAAGACCTGTCAAGAGTCCATGTAGTGAAACTGAGCAGCTCTGCcttcattccccctctctctgcactgtgcacagtgtttctgtgcaggAGTACTATGTAGTCCCAGGTCTGCCATGTAGTGCTCCACGTTTGAAAATTGGATAATAATGCTGGACCCCACTTAAGCCCCTTTATTGTCAGATGTTATTGTGCTATTTTAGAAAGCATCCCCACTTTACAGCATTTTTATTCACAAGTACCTGAATCTTTTACAAAGTACTGTACATCTGAGCAGATTTTTATGAGTTCTTCAAGATGCTTTGAACAACCTATCAAGTAGCAACACAATGTATTTGTGCGGAGTTATTTTGCTATTgcagaaaaaatacttttattttgcaaaCATAGGCTACTAATAGACACATGCAGGGGCTGTGGATATAACACGTCTAAATATAACTTCAAATACTTTACTTTCTTGTCGGTAAATGGTGAAGGGGCGGCTGCTTTCTGCCCgatttaaagtcattttaatggCCAGGTGTCAGTATCGCTGCACGTCTAAAAATAAGTCTACTGTATTGAAATCATAGACATTTCTTACCTCTTATGGCCGTCTACAGGTGTTTGAACTATCTGTGCTCCACAAACGACCGTCTGTCATCTTCAGTATTTCCCAGCTGAGAGTAGTTCCTCCGCGCTCACCTCCACAGCGCTTTTATACCGTCTGCTTTACCCTACCCATGACGTCAGAGAAAGGTTTCCATACAAGGTTGGGCGGTGGGCGGGGAGATTTCCAGCCCCCGGCCAATCACTGCGCGCATATGGGACAATAGTCGTTGGATGACGCACTCCGGGATTCCGTTGACGCGCGTACGCCAAAGAACCGCcgacacgcacagacacacagacacacaaaaccagaaaactaaataaaactcaataaagccaaataaaactttatatttttagcaGGTAGAGGCGAGGTTACAACGTCGTTATCGAGTGACATACTTAACAAATATCTCTGTTGTAGTGCTGTTGGCTAAGTTTTGatgataaaatggaaaaatgtgatttcataATTTAGCCTGTAAACAGGAAgccacagatgtttttttctctatttctgggagaaaaactatttttgatGCCTGCTGTCTTATGGTAAAAGTGAGGAGAAATACTGC
The genomic region above belongs to Seriola aureovittata isolate HTS-2021-v1 ecotype China chromosome 9, ASM2101889v1, whole genome shotgun sequence and contains:
- the nr4a1 gene encoding nuclear receptor subfamily 4 group A member 1; amino-acid sequence: MTCIHPQHGSQPYENSLGSSELQSADFISRLAVDMSSPRDHLSAPSLPSISSLVGTNSGDFDAYSCQFTAAPAHVTPSSGVETPFKLDDLQVYSCYPGTFTLSYPEEAVSPGGSDYFGSPASASSPSTPGFQSQHTSAWDSAFGPYSPSPGYWASEETSVQHAPSFFTFGSGSVEDMSHLGQPHLRDQDPFTLAHPLPSALTFPALSMEQARSLDGNDQLDGSLSPKLKSPSGNEGCCAVCGDNASCQHYGVRTCEGCKGFFKRTVQKNSKYVCLANKDCPVDKRRRNRCQFCRFQKCLTVGMVREVVRTDSLKGRRGRLPSKPKVVQDVTTNVSPVSMIASLVRAHIDSNPGIGKLDYSKYDETEVSPNRKEDASDIKQFYDLLTASMEVIRTWTRNIPGFSEFCSEDQGLLLESAFVELFILRLAYRSNPETDKLIFCNGAVLHKIQCVRGFGDWIDSILEFSQSLHRMKLDVSSFSCLTALVIITDRHGLKEPKRVEDLQNQLITCLKDHVSGCGSDSLRPNYLSRLLGKLPELRTLCTQGLQRIFYLKLEDLVPPPPIVEKIFMDTLPF